The sequence TGGAATTCTGAACTACCTTATACCCCTAAAGAAGAAAGAAGATACTCAAAGAATCAAATACCAAAATTAGTAGACCTTTTATTTATGCTCCCTTTAAAACTTCAATCATATACTTTCTATCAACAACCTCCACAGATGCAAGACGAATTCCGCTAACTCCTCAACTCTTCTAGAGGTATTCTGTTGCTTTTTTCTTTTGAATATCTTACTCCCTATGATAGAAAAGAAAATCAAGAACTTTAGTGAAGTGATCAATAAAAGTTTCTCAAACAATATTTAATATCTTAGCTAAATCCAAAAACTTTTTTCTAATCCCCTTATTCCCTACAGGCGAAGTGCCCTAAAGAGTTCTTGCAAGGCGAAATCTTTTTCCCACAGTTTACAGTTTATGAAGATCTACTTTTTGAACAACACTTTTAGTTCTCTTTTGTATAGGCCCCAGTTAATACTCAGATGGATAATTATCAATATGTTCATTATAGGGCCTAAAATGTTCCTAGCATTAAATAACTCTGCTTTACTTATGCCAAGAAATGTATGCCCAGTTCTTGTTGTGTATAACACTCCTATCGTAATTATCAAAACAGCGAGGAATACCACGAGCAAAATTGTGGAGAGTATTGCTCGTATTTTTACTATGTTCATGACATTTCCCTCCCACATGTGTGCGTTTTTAGTATTTTGAGAGATTAGTATTTTGGAGATAGGAGTATAAAAGCATTATTCCAAACACATTTACGTTAAGTGAGTGGCTCTATCTGATAAACTGTCTTATCCTCACCAATAGCCTCAAGAAGTCCCCTGTGCCTCCTGACACAGCTCTCGCATTCTCCACAGTGGACGGGCTTCCCATCTTCTGTAAAACCTCTGGGCATGTAACATGAGTTGGAGTATTCGTATTTTGCGTTGAGTTCCTTCAGAAGCTTTGCTATACCTTTTTTATCGAGGTTAATAAGAGGAGCAACCACTTTTACGTCGCTCAATGTCCCGTATTTCAGCATTTCATTAACCTTTTCCACGAACTCGGACGTGTTGTCAGGGAAAGTAGCACCCTCCTCTGCGTTAAAGCCCACTATAATGTCTCCTCCACCAAGGGCATCTAAAAGTGAAGCGGCAACACTAATCAGCACAAGGTTTCTCGCCGGCACCCAAACACTCTTTGCGGTTTCCTGGGCTTTCTCCGTGTTTTCTAATTCCTTTGCTGTGACCTTTGGAGTTTCTCCACCAACTAAAGTTGTCCCCCTAAGCTTTGAGAACTCTTCTAAAAAGTCTAGGCGGATTATTTTAAGCGGAACGCTAAGCTCCTTTGAAAAGAACTCCGCAACTTTGTTCATGACTTTTTCCTCGTTGCTCCCGTAGTTTATTGTTAGCATGATAACTTCATCGTAGTTCTCCTTTGCCCAATATAGGCATGCAGTACTGTCAAGACCACCGCTAAACAATACCACGGCGCGCTTCATTAGACCACCTCCGGAAGCAATTTAATCCCCAGTTTTTTCGCACGGTTTCTGAGCTTTTTGTCGTAGGTCGCGAGGGCTCTAGCTTTTTTGGCTATCGCGAGGATTACGGAGTCGTTGTAGTGCCTCAAGCTTAGGCTCTTGAGGAGCTCAAAGCCCTCCAAGAGATACTTTCTGTCGTCCACAAGAGTGGCTCGGGGATCAAGAATTATCTGCTCAGCTAGCTCCCTTGCTTCATCGGTGCTGAAACCGAGCTTTCTGAAGTTCCAGACGGTCTCATAGATAACTATTATCGGGACGAGCCAGCGGTCGAGGGAGTGAATAAGCTCCAGCGCACTCTCGTGGTGCTCTGAATCTTCAACCGTGGCATATATGAAAACGTTGGCGTCTATCACTGCTTCCATGACATTTCCTCCTCTATGGCCTCTTCCGAGATTTTTTCAAGCTCTTCTGCCGTGAGCTTCCGTCCAAGCTTAAAAGTCTTCCAAGACTTCTTTGCCCTTCTAATGACTATCTCCTCTCCTCTAAGCTCAACGGTAAGGTATTCCCCCTCTTTTATCCCGAGGGCCTTTCTAATCTCGGCGGGAATCGTTATCTGGTAGTTGCGGGTGACCTTGGTTATTGGCATAGTAACTCACCATAGTATAGTATGGTTTTATACTATAAATACCTTACTCCAGTGTCTTCTTTGTGCACCTGGCCCACTGCATGAAATCATAATTATCATAATTGTTGATTTCAGACGCAAGAATGAGGTTCTCAAAGCGTATCTCGAAGAGCTCGACCTTAAGTCCGCCATCTTGACACCTCAAAGGGAGAAGAGTTAGTTTGCTATTAAGGTTTTTATCTTTTAATTGAACACGAAAGGGAACATAAAGAACCGTACGACGAAGAGTGTCCACATCACAAGGGTAAACCCCGCGCCGAGCTTTATGACTGTTTTAATAATCGAAAGCTCCTCAATTCTTGAGTCAAATTTAATCAGAAAATATGACATGAAGCCCCATATGACTATCCCAAATGTCCAGAGCTTATACGAGAAAAATGGAATTAAAATCCAGGGAAAAAGCGCAAAAGCATGAAAAAGAGGCGAGAAGGGAATGTGATTTGGGTCATGAAGGTATCTAAAGTAATCCTGAGCGAAGCTTAACAAAGCTATCACAAGTGTCGTTGAAAGATAGCCGAAGGCAACATATTTGAGCTTATCTCTAAGCATCATCGCAATACAATTTAATTTTTAAGTTAAGTATTTAATGCTTGTTGTTCTTGGGAATGTTTTTCAGAGGTTTTCTATGAGAATACTAATAAGCTCCAGTGTGAACAAACGGCACTCTCCCTTTTCTTTGCGAGTTCCATTGAAGTCCGTGTAACCGAGTTAGGGAGCAGTGTATTGGGTTCCTGTTACGAGCCGAAGCTTAGAACTTTGTGAAAAGAACTCCAGTTTAAGTGTGTCGAATCTTTTTACGGCGGCGGACACGCCCGAGGGTGGGAACCCTCCTCCAGCGGCTTCCACCGAGACTTGCTCGCCCCCGCTACCCCACGAGCGCCGAACGTCCCGCCTACCGCTGCTCCCTTCCGGGCCTTGCGGGGTTCGGCGAGCAAAGGGAGTTAACGGAGCCCTTCAGCTCCGCCCCTCCCACCGCCGGCCCCGTGGGACAGGGGCTCATGGCTCCTCTCGGCTTCCGCCGCTGGATTTGGGAACCGCCCCTCGGACTTCGGCCCCCGCATATCGGCGGTTTCGGGTATAGGGGACGCCGAACCCCCCGGCCTAGTCCGCCGCCATTTAATACTATCCGTGAAGAGTATATAAAGGTTTTGTAATACTATTCACCCATCTAGAACAAAGCCACATCCCAAGTTATTCCCTCTTAGACTCCCCTGTCATCACGGCAGAGGCTATCATATGGGCCAGCCTTAAAGGTTCGGGTATAAGAGAGCTCTTCTGGGTTAGTTTTATTATTTCCTCAGCCTGTTCTGGTGGAATTCCATAAGCCTGGTAAAAAATCTTCCCCGGGATTAACTCCCTTATCTCCCCCGCTTTTTTGAGGAGGGCTATTCTTTCATGTGCATCAGCAAAATGTTTTTTCAATGCGTTTTCCATTGCCTCTAAATCAGGCTTTTTCCTTATCACCACTATCACTGGCAGTCCAGTTTCCTTGCTAAGCTTTTCGATATCGACAACGTTGAACCCCGCATACGTTATTCCCTTGAGCATTATAACCCGCAAATCCTTAAATCGGGAGTTGTTTATAGCATCGATCATTTTCTCTGTTGAATCTCTCCCATCAACTTCAATCCATCTCGTGACAATCCCAACGATATCTTGCGAGCCTTTCATGATAACTCCAACCAAAATGGTCTTCTCCCGCTTAAGTTTAGATTTAAAAGAAAAGGTGCCATCATCAAAGCCAATAACCCTTATTTGCGGCTTTACTTTCCTTATCATTTTGTTACCTCTAAAAGCCAGTCCAAATATTCTTTGTTGACGTGATCCACGTCTATTCTTATTATCGCCGGCACAGAATACGGGTGAAGCTCCTTTAGAGCCTCTTTGAGCTCACTCCAAAGCTCAACTTTTGTTTTCAGTATTGCCCCAACTTCTTTGTCTTCTTCAATCTTCCCCTCCCACCAGTAAAAAGCTTTGTGCTCCCTTAGATTTGCACAGGCA comes from Thermococcus aggregans and encodes:
- the cutA gene encoding divalent-cation tolerance protein CutA → MILVYTTFPDWESAEKIIKELLERKLVACANLREHKAFYWWEGKIEEDKEVGAILKTKVELWSELKEALKELHPYSVPAIIRIDVDHVNKEYLDWLLEVTK
- a CDS encoding AbrB/MazE/SpoVT family DNA-binding domain-containing protein, whose protein sequence is MPITKVTRNYQITIPAEIRKALGIKEGEYLTVELRGEEIVIRRAKKSWKTFKLGRKLTAEELEKISEEAIEEEMSWKQ
- the queC gene encoding 7-cyano-7-deazaguanine synthase QueC, which gives rise to MKRAVVLFSGGLDSTACLYWAKENYDEVIMLTINYGSNEEKVMNKVAEFFSKELSVPLKIIRLDFLEEFSKLRGTTLVGGETPKVTAKELENTEKAQETAKSVWVPARNLVLISVAASLLDALGGGDIIVGFNAEEGATFPDNTSEFVEKVNEMLKYGTLSDVKVVAPLINLDKKGIAKLLKELNAKYEYSNSCYMPRGFTEDGKPVHCGECESCVRRHRGLLEAIGEDKTVYQIEPLT
- a CDS encoding DUF99 family protein translates to MIRKVKPQIRVIGFDDGTFSFKSKLKREKTILVGVIMKGSQDIVGIVTRWIEVDGRDSTEKMIDAINNSRFKDLRVIMLKGITYAGFNVVDIEKLSKETGLPVIVVIRKKPDLEAMENALKKHFADAHERIALLKKAGEIRELIPGKIFYQAYGIPPEQAEEIIKLTQKSSLIPEPLRLAHMIASAVMTGESKRE
- a CDS encoding PIN domain-containing protein encodes the protein MEAVIDANVFIYATVEDSEHHESALELIHSLDRWLVPIIVIYETVWNFRKLGFSTDEARELAEQIILDPRATLVDDRKYLLEGFELLKSLSLRHYNDSVILAIAKKARALATYDKKLRNRAKKLGIKLLPEVV